Part of the Thermodesulfobacteriota bacterium genome is shown below.
CGTCGTCTCAAAATTTCCCACCGAACCGGTAACGTTCTTGATCGTAGTCTGGAGGTAAACCTGTACGCGTTCGTGGGCTGTGACGGCCTCAACCAGGCCGGCTACGTAGGACTGGATATCTTCTCCCTGCCATGTCCGCCGCAACGAGGTCGCCTGGCCGCCGAGGTACTGGTCCCTCTCTACCAGATGCACGGTGTGGCCCTGGTCAGCCAGCTCCAGAGCGCTGACCATGCCCGCCACGCCGCCTCCCACTACAAGAACGTCCCTGCTGGCGGGCAGCTTCATGCCGGGCAGAGCCTCGGCCAGACGCATCTTGGCCACAGCCATACGAATCAGGTCTTTGGCCTTTTCTGTAGCTGCTTCCGGCTCACTCCGATGCACCCACGATCCCTGATCCCGAATATTCACCAGCTCAAATAGAAACTTATTCAGTCCGGCTTCACGCAGCGTCTGCTGAAAGATAGGCTCATGCGTGCGCGGGCTGCAGGAGGCTACCACAACCCGGTTGAGCCCGTGCTCTTTGATGACGGCCTTCATCTTTTCCTGGGTGTCCTGAGAACACGTGAAGAGGTTGGACTCGACGTAGGCCACACCAGGAAGGCTGCCGGCGTAGGCCCTCACGCCTTCGACATCGATCACGCCGCCGATGTTGATGCCGCAATGGCACACAAAGACGCCCACCTGCGGTTCTTCTCCGGTGACGTCCAACTCCGCAGGATAGCTCTTTTCCTGCGACATGGTATGTCTCACCTCGCTAAGGAGGGTAGATGCTCCGCAGGCGGCGGCGCTCGCTTCCATGACCGACTGGGGGATGTCCTTCGGCCCTTCGGACGCCCCGCAGACATAGATACCCGGACGCGAGGCGGCGACGGGAGAAAGGTCTCCGGTTGCCACAAAACCGTATTGATCCACATCCACATCCAGCCGTTCCGACAGATCAACCATGTCCGGCGCCGGCTTGAGGCCCACGGACAGGACCACCATATCAAAAGGCTCCGCGCTTATTCGACCGTCCTCGGTGGCATACCGGAGCAAGAGCCCCCCATCCTCAAGAGGACTGATATTCTGGATACGGGAACGGATAAAGCGAACGCCGGATTCCTCTTCCGCTCGTCTGTAGTACTTATCGAAATCCTTGCCTGAGGTGCGCATGTCCATGAAGAAGATAGCCGTGTCCAGCGGTTCCGCGCTGTGCTCCTTGGCAATGACCGCCTCCTTGATCGCGTACATGCAGCAGACCGCTGAACAGTAACGGTTGGTCCTGTCCCTCGATCCTACGCACTGTAGCCAGGCGATCTTCTTCGGGGGATTCCCGTCGGAGGGTCGCACCAGGTGGCCGCGGTAGGGGCCGGTAGCGCTCAGAATCCGCTCAAATTCCACACTCGTCACCACGTTGGGGGAATTGGCATACTGAAACACCGTACCCTGCGACAGACCGCAGCCCGTGGCCACGACAATAGAACCCACCTCAAACGTTACTTCTCGGTCGGTCTGGGTCAGATCGACGGCCTGCGTGGGACAGTATTTGGCACAGGCCCCGCACCGCCCCGGCTTGTTGAGCCAGATGCAGTTTACAGGATCAATTGCGTATTTCAAGGGAACGGCCTGGGGATATTGAATGTAAGCCGCCTTTCTGACGGCAAGGCCGGCGTTGAACTCGTCTTTCACCTTCTTTGGACACTTCTCGGCGCAAGTCCCGCAGGCAATGCACTTCGTCTCGTCTATGTACCGCGGATGCCGTACGATCCTGACTTTGAAGCGGCCTGCCGTACCGGAGACCTCCTTCACCTCTGAAAGTGTCAGAATCTCGATGTTCAGGTGCCTTCCGCATTCCACCAGTTTCGGTGAGAGTATGCACATAGAGCAGTCATTCGTTGGAAAGGTCTTGTCAAGCTGGGCCATCACGCCGCCGATGGCCGCCGACCGCTCCACGAGATAGACAAAAAAGCCGGACTCCGCCAGGTCAAGCGCCGCTTGAACGCCGGCGATTCCGCCGCCGATAACCAGTACCGAACCTACTTTGGGCTGGGGAATGCTAGTCACCTTACTTACCACCTATGCAGTGAGCGCATGCATCCCGAAGGAGTTCTTCGCGATTCAGAGGCTGCTTCTGTCCTTTCTCGCCGAGAAAAGAATTCAGCATCTCAGTCCTGAACTGCTGTCCAAGCCTTTCAAGCTGTTGCCATCTGGCCAGGAACGACTTGGGGATGTAGCCGTTTTCGACGGCCATCTGCCGGAGAATGACCATGGCTTCGCTGAATCTCACGTCCTGCGGGCAGACAAAGGAGCAGGTATTACAGAGAGAGCAATACCATATGGTATCCGAAGACAAGACCTGATGCTTCTGCCCGAGAAGGATCATGTGAATGATCTTGCGAGGGTCAAAACCTTCCCGGACCCCGCTTACCGGGCAACTGGCCGTACATGTACCACAGGCAAAACAACGTTTGATATTGTCCCCGCCCAACCTTCGGGCCAGGTCGAATTTGAATTGCGGATCAATCTCGCTCTTGGTCATAGCCGACATACTAGTCTCCAATCTGTTACCCGTTGACCGTTATCCGTTGTCCGCCGGTGAACGGTGAACACTCATTTTAGCGGGTTCGCCCCCAGTTTTTCCGCCCGTTCGGTCATCTCTTTGACTGCCCGGACAAAACCATGAGGATCTGACGCACCGATATAAAACATCTCCAGGCGGTCACCGCCTAGGCCGATTTCCTCCAAAAGCGTCTTGGCATAAGCTACCCGCTCTGCGGCCCGCAAATTTCCTTCAACAAAGTGGCAACTGCCTACCTCGCAGCCCCCGACGAATACAGTATCCGCTCCAGCCTCAAAGGCCTTCAATATGTGCTCGATAGATATTCTGCCCGTGCATGGATACTTCACGATCCGGACCGTCGGCGGATATTGCAGCCGCTGGGATCCGGCCATGTCCGCGGCCGTATAGGTGCAGTACGTGCATACCAGTGCCTCGATCTTAGGCTGAAATCCCTTTGAGGTCTCAGGTGTCTCGCCCGTCACATTCGTGGCCGGGACTGCCGGTTGTGGTTCCATATTCTGTCTTTCCTTCCTTTCAGCTCGCCGCCCGGTCAAGCTCGTACAGCGCGCCTATCTTGGCAACGTACTGTTCATCCGTATTGTGCCCGACGGTGATCGCCCCGCGCGGACAAGCACTGGCGCAATTGCCGCAACCCTGGCAGGCGGCAGCATCGATAACAATCACTCCCTCGTCCTCATCGAACCGGGGCACTCCGTAGGGACAGGTGCGGACACAGGTCAGGCATGCGATACATTTCTCCGCATCAACGTGTGCCACATCCCCGCCGGCAAGCATCCTCTTCTTGGACAAAATGGTACACGCCCTGGAAACCGCGCCCTTGGCCTGCGCGATGGACTCGTCCACAAACTTGGGGCCGTGTGCCAGACCGCACAGGAAGAAGCCCGAGTTGGCGAAATCAAGCGGCCTCAGCTTGAGGTGCGCCTCCATGAAGAAGCCGTCCTGGTCCACGGGCAGCTTGAGAACCCCGGCCAGCTCGGTGCTGTCCCCCTGCGGCCTTACGGCCGCGCTCAATACCAGGCGGTCCGCCCTGAGTGCCAGTTCCGTCCCGAGGTTCTGGTCGTAGACACTCACCGTGAGATGCCCGTTCCCGCTCGTAATCTCAGGTTTCCTTTCCGGTTCGTAGCGGATGAATCTCACACCCTCTTCGCGGGCCTTCTTGTAGTACAGCTCCTTAAAACCAAAGGTCCTCATGTCCCTGAACAGGACATAGACATTCATACCGGGATTCAATTCTTTCAGCTTGCGGCTGTTCTTTACGGCGGCCGTGCAACAGATCCGGCTGCAGTAAGGGTGCTCCTCGTCCCTGGAGCCGACACACTGTATCATAACCACGTCCCGGATGCCCTTCAGATCACCCGCGTCACCGGCCAGTTGCTGTTCCAGCTCTCTTTGGGTGAGAACGCGGTCGTCCTGACCATACAGGTACTCCTGAGGTTTGTACTCCTGTCCACCTGTGGCTATGATGGCTGCCCCATAGGAGATACTGATCCTCTGACCGTCTGCGCCGATGGTGCTCTTGAACTGACCGACATGACCACCATAGTCAAGAACCCTGGCATTCGTATACACGGTAATGAGCGGGTTTTCCTTCACCTTCCGGACCAGCCGTCCCACGTACTCCGCCGGGTTCGTGCCGTCCTCCGTATAGTGGATCAACCTGGCGTTGCCGCCCAGCTCGGCCGTCTGCTCCACGAGGCATGTCTCGTAGCCGTTTTCGGCCAGCCCCAGGGCCGCCGTGAGACCTGCCACGCCGCCTCCGACGACAAGTGCCTTCGGCGTCACCTCGAAAGGCGTGTCCGCAAGCGGTTCCAGGCGAGCGGCCCGGGCCACGGACATCCGCACCAGATCCTTGGCCTTGCTGGTGGCTTCCCGGGCGTGACCGGCATGTACCCATGAAGCCTGATCGCGGATGTTGGCCATTTCGAAGAGATACTTGTTGAGGCCGGCTTCCCGCAGCGTATCCTGAAAGAGGGGCTCGTGGGTGCGCGGCGAGCAGGAGGCTACAACCACGCGGTTCAGTCCCTGCTCTTCGATAGCTTTTTTCATCTCCTGCTGGCTATCCGTGGAGCAGGTAAAAAGGTAATTTGTCGCATACACCACGCCGGGCAAGGACTTTGCGTACTCAGCCACCTCTTTGACATCGATCACACCCGCGATATTGATGCCGCAGTGACAGACGAAGACGCCGATACGCGGCTCCTGGCCTTGAACGTCCTTCTCCTCCGGGTGAGATTTTTCGCTGATCATGGTGCCCCTGGCATCCGCCAGAAGGGCTGCCGCTGCTCCCGCCGCGCTGCTGGCCTGGGCAACGGTATCCGGTATGTCCTTCGGGCTCTGGAAAGCGCCGCTGACGAAAAAGCCTTCCCGCGAGGTAGAGACAAGATCCAGCGGCTGCGTCCGGCAGAAACCGAACTCGTTCAGCGCGACGCCGAGTTTGCCAGCCAGTTTCTGAAAGCTCGAATGGGGACGAAGCCCCACGGACAGCACCACCAGGTCAAAGACCTCGGTCTGGATGCGCCCTGAGGCGTCCAGGAAGCTGATCTCCAGCGTCTTGTCCTGCGGGTTTTCCACTACTCTCGAAACCATGGACCGGATATAACGCACACCCTGCGACCGGGCTCGTTCGTAGTACCGATCGAATCCCTTGCCCTGGGCACGAATGTCGATATAGAAGATGCTCGGTTCTATCCCCGGGTCATGGTCCCTCGAAATGAGGGCCTGCTTCGTGGCGTACATGCAGCAGACGTAGGAACAGTATTCACAACCCACCGTCGCGTCCCGCGAACCCACGCACTGAATCCAGGCGATTCTCTGCGGTTTCGTCCCGTCGGAAGGCCGCTGAATGTGGCCTTCGAAGGGGCCGCCGGCCGACAGAACACGCTCGTAGTCCAAGCTGGTCAATACGTTGGCATAGCGGCCGTACCCATACTCGCCCTTGAGCCGCGCGTTGAACGTCTCAAAGCCGGGGGAGAGAATGACGGCGCCGGCGGCGAACTCTACGATCTCATCCTGTTGCTCGAAGTTGATGGCCTGGTTCGGACAGAACTTCTCGCAGGCACGGCACCGTCCCGTCTTGAAGTATATGCACTTGTCCTTGTCGATGGTATAGACGAGAGGAATGGCCTGGGCAAAACTCAAGTAGATGGCCTTCCTGTATCCCAGCCCCTGGTTGAAGGCGTCGCGCACTTTCTTGGGACATTTGCTGGCGCACAGACCGCAGCCGATACATTTTTGCGGGTCAACGTAGCGAGCCTTCTTCCTGACGCTCACGCGGAAGTCCCCCGGGTTCCCCAGAACGTCGACAACTTCGGCGTAGCTCAAGATCTCGATGTTCGGATTCTTCGCCACCTCGATGAGCTTCGGCGATATCATGCAGGTTGAACAGTCGTTCGTGGGAAAGGTCTTGTCCAACTGGGCCATAACCCCGCCGATGCTGGGCCGCTCTTCCACAAGATACACTTTGAATCCCGAGTTGGCAGCGTCGAGGGCCGACTGCATTCCGGAGATACCTCCGCCGACCACCACTATGGCACCAGTCTTTCCGCTTGTGCCCGACTCTCCCTGCTTAACCATTACTGACACTCTCCTGCCTTCGCTCATGTGACTGTGCAAAAATAATCACTTCTCCCGATTTGACTTAAGGCGCAAGCCCAGCCTGCGTCAGAAGGGCCGTAGGATCCACAAAGTGGCGGGAAAACCAGGTACTGACATCTCTATGTCCCATGGCCAGACCCATGAGCTCAGTAAAATAGAGGACGGGCAAGTAGTAATCGGTTCTCATGGCCTGGTTTATCTTGTCCTGATACATATCCAGATTGGCCTGGCACATCTGGCAGGACACGGCGATACAGTTGGCCCCGGCCGCCACGGCCCGCTGGTACAGTCTCCCGACCAGTTCG
Proteins encoded:
- a CDS encoding FAD-dependent oxidoreductase; amino-acid sequence: MTSIPQPKVGSVLVIGGGIAGVQAALDLAESGFFVYLVERSAAIGGVMAQLDKTFPTNDCSMCILSPKLVECGRHLNIEILTLSEVKEVSGTAGRFKVRIVRHPRYIDETKCIACGTCAEKCPKKVKDEFNAGLAVRKAAYIQYPQAVPLKYAIDPVNCIWLNKPGRCGACAKYCPTQAVDLTQTDREVTFEVGSIVVATGCGLSQGTVFQYANSPNVVTSVEFERILSATGPYRGHLVRPSDGNPPKKIAWLQCVGSRDRTNRYCSAVCCMYAIKEAVIAKEHSAEPLDTAIFFMDMRTSGKDFDKYYRRAEEESGVRFIRSRIQNISPLEDGGLLLRYATEDGRISAEPFDMVVLSVGLKPAPDMVDLSERLDVDVDQYGFVATGDLSPVAASRPGIYVCGASEGPKDIPQSVMEASAAACGASTLLSEVRHTMSQEKSYPAELDVTGEEPQVGVFVCHCGINIGGVIDVEGVRAYAGSLPGVAYVESNLFTCSQDTQEKMKAVIKEHGLNRVVVASCSPRTHEPIFQQTLREAGLNKFLFELVNIRDQGSWVHRSEPEAATEKAKDLIRMAVAKMRLAEALPGMKLPASRDVLVVGGGVAGMVSALELADQGHTVHLVERDQYLGGQATSLRRTWQGEDIQSYVAGLVEAVTAHERVQVYLQTTIKNVTGSVGNFETTVVSGGDGSTRKIEHGAAILATGAGPARTEEYLAGQDPNVYQGVELDQVIAREPGRIKQAQSAVFIQCVGSRDEHRPYCSRICCTHSTANALELKRLNPKIEVYILYRDVRTYGKREDLYRQAREQGVIFLRYDPADKPRVESVTGAGGAARLKVAVTDRLLGETLEIYPDFVSLATAIESTGQKKLAEMFKVPVNDDGFFIEAHMKLRPVDLTTEGVFVCGMAHYPKPMEESIAQAKAAAGRAGALLAKGCREIEGVVASVSPDLCVSCLTCVRLCPYHVPAINAEGKAEIDPASCQGCGICVAECPAKAISFKYLTDKQVIAGCRALLRKAAG
- a CDS encoding CoB--CoM heterodisulfide reductase iron-sulfur subunit A family protein; the protein is MSEGRRVSVMVKQGESGTSGKTGAIVVVGGGISGMQSALDAANSGFKVYLVEERPSIGGVMAQLDKTFPTNDCSTCMISPKLIEVAKNPNIEILSYAEVVDVLGNPGDFRVSVRKKARYVDPQKCIGCGLCASKCPKKVRDAFNQGLGYRKAIYLSFAQAIPLVYTIDKDKCIYFKTGRCRACEKFCPNQAINFEQQDEIVEFAAGAVILSPGFETFNARLKGEYGYGRYANVLTSLDYERVLSAGGPFEGHIQRPSDGTKPQRIAWIQCVGSRDATVGCEYCSYVCCMYATKQALISRDHDPGIEPSIFYIDIRAQGKGFDRYYERARSQGVRYIRSMVSRVVENPQDKTLEISFLDASGRIQTEVFDLVVLSVGLRPHSSFQKLAGKLGVALNEFGFCRTQPLDLVSTSREGFFVSGAFQSPKDIPDTVAQASSAAGAAAALLADARGTMISEKSHPEEKDVQGQEPRIGVFVCHCGINIAGVIDVKEVAEYAKSLPGVVYATNYLFTCSTDSQQEMKKAIEEQGLNRVVVASCSPRTHEPLFQDTLREAGLNKYLFEMANIRDQASWVHAGHAREATSKAKDLVRMSVARAARLEPLADTPFEVTPKALVVGGGVAGLTAALGLAENGYETCLVEQTAELGGNARLIHYTEDGTNPAEYVGRLVRKVKENPLITVYTNARVLDYGGHVGQFKSTIGADGQRISISYGAAIIATGGQEYKPQEYLYGQDDRVLTQRELEQQLAGDAGDLKGIRDVVMIQCVGSRDEEHPYCSRICCTAAVKNSRKLKELNPGMNVYVLFRDMRTFGFKELYYKKAREEGVRFIRYEPERKPEITSGNGHLTVSVYDQNLGTELALRADRLVLSAAVRPQGDSTELAGVLKLPVDQDGFFMEAHLKLRPLDFANSGFFLCGLAHGPKFVDESIAQAKGAVSRACTILSKKRMLAGGDVAHVDAEKCIACLTCVRTCPYGVPRFDEDEGVIVIDAAACQGCGNCASACPRGAITVGHNTDEQYVAKIGALYELDRAAS
- a CDS encoding hydrogenase iron-sulfur subunit, with the translated sequence MEPQPAVPATNVTGETPETSKGFQPKIEALVCTYCTYTAADMAGSQRLQYPPTVRIVKYPCTGRISIEHILKAFEAGADTVFVGGCEVGSCHFVEGNLRAAERVAYAKTLLEEIGLGGDRLEMFYIGASDPHGFVRAVKEMTERAEKLGANPLK
- a CDS encoding 4Fe-4S dicluster domain-containing protein, producing the protein MSAMTKSEIDPQFKFDLARRLGGDNIKRCFACGTCTASCPVSGVREGFDPRKIIHMILLGQKHQVLSSDTIWYCSLCNTCSFVCPQDVRFSEAMVILRQMAVENGYIPKSFLARWQQLERLGQQFRTEMLNSFLGEKGQKQPLNREELLRDACAHCIGGK